A window of Tursiops truncatus isolate mTurTru1 chromosome 8, mTurTru1.mat.Y, whole genome shotgun sequence contains these coding sequences:
- the NADSYN1 gene encoding glutamine-dependent NAD(+) synthetase isoform X2, translated as MHRNVRYNCRVIFLNRKILLIRPKMALANEGNYRELRWFTPWSRSRQTEEYFLPRMIQDLTKQETVPFGDAVLSTRDTCIGSEVCEELWTPHSPHVDMGLDGVEIFTNASGSHHMLRKAHARVDLVTMATTKNGGIYLLANQKGCDGDRLYYDGCALIAVNGSIFAQGSQFSLDDVEVLTATLDLEDVRSYRAEISSRNLAASRVSPYPRVKVDFALSCHEDLLEPLSEPIEWKYHSPAEEISLGPACWLWDFLRRSQQAGFFLPLSGGVDSGATACVVYSMCHQVCEAVKRGSQEVLDDVRTIVNQTSYTPQDPRELCGRILTTCYMASENSSRETCNRARELAQQIGSHHIGLNIDPAVKAVMGIFSLVTGKSPAFAAHGGSSRENLALQNVQARVRMVIAYLFAQLSLWSRGAPGRLLVLGSANVDESLLGYLTKYDCSSADINPIGGISKTDLRAFVQLCMERFQLPALQSILVAPATAELEPLAHGRVSQTDEEDMGVTYAELSVYGRLRKIAKMGPYSMFCKLLYVWKDVCTPRQVADKVKRFFSKYSTNRHKMTTLTPAYHAESYSPDDNRFDLRPFLYNARWPWQFRCIEAQVLQLERRQHQDLDGVESRQHQDLDGVD; from the exons GAAACTGTGCCCTTTGGGGATGCTGTCCTCTCCACCCGGGACACGTGCATCGGGAGTGAGGTCTGCGAGGAACTCTGGACACCCCACAG CCCACACGTGGACATGGGCCTGGACGGCGTGGAGATCTTCACCAATGCCTCAGGCAGCCACCACATGCTGCGCAAAGCCCACGCCCGGGTGGACCTGGTGACCATGGCCACCACCAAG AACGGCGGGATTTACTTGCTGGCCAATCAGAAGGGCTGTGACGGGGACCGGCTGTACTACGACGGCTGTGCCCTGATAGCCGTGAACGGCAGCATCTTTGCCCAGGGGTCCCAGTTCTCTCTGGACGACGTG GAAGTCCTCACCGCCACATTGGATTTGGAGGATGTCAGAAGCTACAGGGCAGAGATTTCATCTCGAAACCTGGCG GCCAGCAGAGTGAGCCCCTACCCCCGCGTGAAGGTGGACTTCGCCCTGTCCTGCCACGAGGACCTGCTGGAGCCGCTCTCTGAGCCCATTGAGTGGAAATACCACAGTCCCGCCGAGGAGATCAG CCTCGGACCCGCATGCTGGCTCTGGGATTTTTTAAGACGTAGCCAACAG GCGGGGTTCTTCCTGCCCCTGAGCGGCGGGGTGGACAGCGGGGCCACCGCCTGTGTCGTCTACTCCATGTGCCACCAGGTCTGCGAGGCTGTGAAGCGCGGAA GTCAGGAAGTGCTGGACGACGTCCGGACCATTGTGAACCAGACCAGCTACACCCCCCAGGACCCCCGGGAGCTCTGCGGCCGCATCCTGACCACCTGCTACATGGCCAGTGAGAACTCCTCCCGGGAGACGTGCAACAGAGCCAGAGAGCTCGCCCAGCAGATCGGAAG ccACCACATCGGTCTCAACATCGACCCAGCCGTGAAGGCCGTCATGGGCATCTTCAGCCTGGTGACGGGTAAAAGCCCTGCGTTTGCAGCTCACGGAGGAAGCAGCCGGGAGAACCTGGCCCTGCAGAACGTACAG GCGCGGGTGAGGATGGTCATTGCCTACCTCTTCGCTCAGCTGAGCCTCTGGTCCCGGGGCGCCCCAGGCAGGCTTCTCGTGCTCGGATCTGCCAACGTGGATGAGAG CCTCCTCGGCTACCTGACCAAGTACGACTGCTCCAGCGCAGACATCAACCCCATAGGCGGGATCAGCAAGACGGACCTGAGAGCCTTCGTCCAGCTCTGCATGGAGCGCTTCCAGCTTCCCGCCCTGCAGAG CATCCTGGTAGCGCCGGCCACTGCCGAGCTGGAGCCCTTGGCCCACGGACGGGTGTCCCAGACTGACGAG GAAGACATGGGAGTGACCTACGCGGAGCTGTCGGTCTACGGGAGGCTCCGGAAGATCGCCAAGATGGGGCCCTACAGCATGTTCTGCAAACTCCTCTACGTGTGGAAGGACGTCTGCACCCCCAGACAG GTGGCCGACAAAGTGAAGCGGTTTTTCTCGAAGTATTCCACGAACAGACACAAAATGACCACACTGACCCCCGCGTATCATGCCGAGAGCTACAGCCCAGACGACAACAGGTTCGACCTGCGGCCATTTCTGTACAACGCCCGCTGGCCTTGGCAGTTCCGCTGCATAGAAGCTCAG GTTCTCCAGCTGGAGAGGAGACAGCACCAGGACCTGGACGGCGTGGAGAGCAGACAGCATCAGGACCTGGACGGCGTGGACTGA
- the MRGPRG gene encoding mas-related G-protein coupled receptor member G — translation MRPEGLGTGWEGAPGWLHLSSCAGMPPAFPGGDNNGNVCGLPPGSFPPAAEPASMFGLWRTFTGVFFYLTLAVGLGGLAGNGLVLWHLDFHIKKGPFSVYILHVATADFLFLGCQLGFSAVQVALGSKDSLYFAVTFVAFSAGLWLLAAFSAERCLSDIFPACYQGCRPRHTWGIVCGLIWALTPPAVLLPVNTCGLLREGVRLSTCLRYHVASVTWLLSLACVACVAGLALFVWVTCCSQRPCPRFYGIFLGSVFLLFFCGLPYILYWTLHPILNLLLPVFLPLATLLACVPCSARPLIYFATGRQPGKREPLRVVLQRALGEGAQLGAGRLSLPMGRMSGPARVPPTLHQTLQDHVSSRSPPAHWPWGPKGRGHQESRGLDSHMPSLWSTRKA, via the coding sequence ATGAGGCCTGAAGGGTTGGGCACTGGCTGGGAAGGCGCCCCGGGCTGGCTGCATCTGTCCAGCTGCGCCGGGATGCCACCCGCCTTCCCAGGCGGTGATAACAACGGCAACGTCTGTGGCCTCCCTCCAGGGTCCTTCCCACCGGCCGCGGAGCCGGCCAGCATGTTCGGGCTCTGGAGGACCTTCACCGGCGTGTTTTTCTACCTCACTCTGGCTGTGGGCCTCGGGGGGCTGGCGGGGAATGGGCTGGTCCTCTGGCACCTGGACTTCCACATCAAGAAGGGCCCCTTCTCTGTCTACATCCTCCATGTGGCCACCGCGGACTTCCTCTTCCTGGGCTGCCAGCTGGGCTTCTCGGCCGTCCAGGTGGCCCTGGGCTCCAAGGACAGCCTCTACTTCGCCGTCACCTTTGTTGCCTTCTCCGCGGGGCTCTGGCTGCTGGCCGCCTTCAGCGCCGAGCGCTGCCTCTCCGACATCTTCCCCGCCTGCTACCAGGGCTGCCGCCCCAGACACACGTGGGGAATCGTCTGCGGCCTGATCTGGGCCCTGACCCCGCCGGCCGTGCTGCTGCCCGTCAACACCTGCGGCCTGCTGCGCGAGGGCGTGCGCCTGTCCACCTGCCTACGGTACCACGTGGCTAGCGTCACGTGGCTGCTGTCCTTGGCCTGCGTGGCCTGCGTGGCCGGGCTTGCGCTCTTCGTCTGGGTGACGTGCTGCTCCCAGCGCCCGTGCCCTCGGTTCTATGGCATCTTCCTGGGCTCCGTATTCCTGCTCTTCTTCTGCGGCCTCCCCTACATCCTCTACTGGACCCTGCACCCAATCCTGAACCTCCTGCTGCCTGTGTTCCTCCCGCTGGCCACCCTCCtggcctgtgtcccctgcagcgcCAGGCCGCTCATCTACTTCGCGACGGGCCGGCAGCcgggcaagcgggagccactccgGGTGGTCCTCCAgagggccctgggggagggggcccagCTGGGGGCCGGGAGGCTGTCCCTGCCCATGGGCCGCATGTCAGGGCCAGCCAGGGTCCCCCCAACCCTTCACCAGACCCTCCAGGACCATGTGTCATCCCGGTCCCCCCCAGCTCACTGGCCCTGGGGACCCAAGGGCCGGGGGCATCAGGAGAGCCGTGGTCTCGACTCCCACATGCCCAGCCTGTGGAGTACAAGGAAGGCCTGA